The genomic DNA CCTCTGGGAACCTCCTATGATCTCTCCGTATCCCTCCGGTGCCAGCAGGTCGGCACAGAGGACCGTCTCTACGTCGTCGGGATTCTCCTTCATGTAAAAGGCCTTGGCTCCTTTGGGGTAGCACTCGACGAATATAGGCCTGTCGTACTGTTGTGTAAGTACGGTCTCGTCCTCCGCCCCTAGGTCGTCGCCGAAGGCTATAGAGCTTCCCAATTCGTTCAGCTTGACCACCGCGTCTCTGTAGTTGATGTGATAGAAGGGTCCCTCTGTGACCGATTTTAGGGGGTCTAAGTCCCTCTCAAGGAGGGCCAGCTCCTTGGGGCAGTGCTCTAATACCTGCTCTACTGTGTATCGGACAAGCTCTTCCTGGAGGTCCATGTTGTCCTTGTGGTCGTAGAAAGCCACCTCCGGCTCGAGCATCCAGAACTCGGTGAGGTGCCTTCTGGTCTTTGATTTCTCCGCCCTGAAGGTGGGGCCGAAACAGTAGACCTTTCCGTAGGCCGCCGCTGCCGCCTCGGCGTAGAGCTGACCTGTCTGGGCCAAGTAGGCTTTCTGGTCGAAGTAATCCAGCTCAAAGAGCCCCGAGGCACCCTCCCCGATGGCTCCGGTGATTATAGGGCTGTCCACCAGCATAAAGTCCTTATTGTGGAAGAACTCCCTCCAGGACCATATGATCCTCTCCCTGA from Dethiosulfovibrio salsuginis includes the following:
- the asnS gene encoding asparagine--tRNA ligase, which translates into the protein MGTPWISIKEMIGHLGEEVVIKGWMYNKRSSGKIHFLQIRDGSGFVQAVMVKNEVSEEAFDEAKKLWMETSLEVTGTVRADDRSASGVELSVSSIKVVHNPTDEYPIGKKDHGVDFLLDNRHLWLRSQRQRAIMTVRERIIWSWREFFHNKDFMLVDSPIITGAIGEGASGLFELDYFDQKAYLAQTGQLYAEAAAAAYGKVYCFGPTFRAEKSKTRRHLTEFWMLEPEVAFYDHKDNMDLQEELVRYTVEQVLEHCPKELALLERDLDPLKSVTEGPFYHINYRDAVVKLNELGSSIAFGDDLGAEDETVLTQQYDRPIFVECYPKGAKAFYMKENPDDVETVLCADLLAPEGYGEIIGGSQREDDLGKLVSRMEADGLDMDSYQWYLDLRRYGTFVHSGFGIGLERTVAWICGLHHIREVIPWPRTIYRLNP